TACTATCCCTTGGACCTTCTGGAGATGCCTCACCGAGGAGGGAACATTATTTCACATTTTCTGCAGCTGCTCTTTGATTCGGCCTTTTTGGGCAGAGGTTATAGCACTACCTGATGAGCTCTTTCTCCAGGGTGTCCCACTTGATCCTTCCAGTTTTTTTGCTTAACTTACCTCctcgacactttgccaaaaagacccccgagctgTTCTTGTACCTCTGCACTGCTTCTAAATCACTTATAGCCCTTCATTGGAAAATTGTGCGTCCTCCTAGTGGCCCAGCCCTTGTGGATCGCCTCAAGGACATACGCAGCCTAGGAGTCCTCACGGCTACCTCAACCATTCTACAGATGCCTTCCAGTCCATCCTGAATCTATGGGCTACATATTGCAGTCTTCATAGTCTCTGACTCTTTCCCCCTTGTCTCTTCGTTCCTCTTCTTCTCCCTCTTGGTCTGTTTCTGTATTCGGTTCTCTATCTTCTTATTAATGTTGTATTGATTATTATGTTATGCTTTTTGTTATAtgtataactagcttttacccgcgacttcgtctgcggaaccTTGACTGTGTGCGTGACGCACCTGGCTGGgaacgcaggcttgttcctttttgTTGTGTCCGCAGGGGGGCCTTCCTACTTGCAAGGGTCCATGGATTCTCTGTGCGAACCTTGCGGCCCTCTTAAAGTGTTTACCGCCTTTCCTTACTGGTGCCTGCtggccccctttctccctacccactTCCCCTAGTGGTCACTCCTTGCAGCTACCTCGTGCCCCTTTGCGACCTAGGAACGTGGCATGTGGGGCATGGGTTAAGTGAGTGTGAAGGCAGTGTACAGCGGCGAGTACAGGAGAGAAGCGCTGTGCACTTACCAGTGTGGTTGTCCTGGAGGGCCTGAGGACGGTTATTAAGGCAGTGTCCTTGCGATGGAGGGCCTCTGGAGGTGGGTGAAGGCTCCCAGCAGCATCGGGgagtgtgtcggcctgcagaggCAGTGAAGTGTGAGAAGGATACTGCGGAGCTGTGAGGGGAGAAGTGCGTAGCCGTTGACGGAATGGTGACTTACCAGTCTCCTTGCCCTGGAGGGCCTGTGGAAGGGCGGGTAGGCAGTGTCCTGGGCCCGAACGGATGGTGGAGACTCAGGAAGGCCTGTGTTAGCCGTGGAGAGCTGGGGAGGTGCGGGAAGGCTCCCACCGGCGTTGAGCAGTGGTGTGTCGGCCTGCAGAAGATTTTGTGCGTGTGTccacaaaatggtggcgtgcagaaagacgttgtatagagggggaagctgcgcatgcgcgtgtagtgGGCGGAGTCGGGGAGCGTAAGATGGCTGATCCACAGCCTTGAAGAGGTTTCCCCCTGGACGGAGATGAACGTGAGGGGTATTGGGTGAGGGTATATTGACATGTTGtattgtggggttaggggctaggcttgagaggccaatagggagtgtgtggcttgtgtgagtggtcaaaaatgtgtgggattgtagagctcatgctgtgagtttggggtttgggggtgtcctgggcaaaatgtgtatgtgtgagtggaacgaaaagtagcctatcgttcaatcctgcctaaaaactatgttttgtgaaaatttcacgcaaatcggttaaggcatttttgcgtgattgaggaacaaacatccaaacatccaaacatccaaacacacaaacatccaaacacacatactttcacctttataatattattaagatatatttttgaaaatttaataaaaattacagtttaatagAAAATAATCGTCGTCATGGTTGTGTTCTGCAGACAGCTGAGGACTCTTTAGCCTTCCCTCCTTATAACTTTGCTGCCTCTCTCTCATGTGGCGCAGTCATACATCTCACGTTCTTTTACTTGGCGCCTTCACAGTCAGTTTTTGCCTCTTATGAGGCTTGTATTCTTATTATCCCAGATCTTCGGTTGTAATCTGGACCTGTCGTTGCGTTGATACGTTTGTTGATACATTGTTACTAGTGAGCTGTTTCCACAGACACCACCACCGATACAATGTATCAAATTCTAAAGCTTTCAATCCTTAGTCTTATTCTTTACAATGACAAATTGCTGCTCAattgtaataattgttcattgcTGGGAACGTTGGAGTCTTGGAGACGTCTTATGTACCGTTCTTGGCCGACCTTGTCACCAATATGACACGTTGTTGGGACACTCCTACCTCCCATATTATATAAAGATCAGCAGCAACGTCCTGGCAACCTCAGTCTTGTATACAGAACTTATACCTGGCAGATACAGATCATCATCATGGTGAGTTACAATGTGGTAGACAAGTATTCCATTTATCATGTTCTGTATGTTATTGtaccatatgtatatatatttatatgtagtaTGACTTACTTATATATCTTATGATATAGAAGACAGGatcactccagagctgcatttacaattctgcatcccctcctccctctcatTTTTAGTATTTTATTCCAGACTAGTTTCACCAATCTTTACACTACCACTTATTAGTAATTACCAGACTTGGTGAAATATGGTAAGTGATGTCTGACGGCTGGGACTGCCACTAATAAAGAGAATGGGCTCCATTGTTCCTTCATGTAGCTGAGCCTGTGCATTGCCTTGTGCACAATCAAGTGCTCATAGATATGAATTGAGCAGAATTGCATGCTTGAGAGCCCGTCCACTCACATGGGAGGATAAAGGACCTCCATTCtcatgatctgtgggggtcccagttgTCATACCTCCACCGATCAGACCATTATCTCCTATTCTGTAAGGGTCAGTATTAGTAAACCTCTTTAATTAGCTTTTTAGAAAAGAGAAATGTGGTTTCTGTCCATCATCTCAGCTGTAGAAATCACTGCTTGTCGTCAGGAGCTCAGATAACTACATGTCCCAGGACACTTTGCCCAGGTGCCCCCAAGCGAGGGAAGGCTCCATTACATCAATGACAAGCAGTAGTTATATGGAGGATTCCAAAATATGAGCAGGATCCTGGAGAACCAGGATAGGAGAGGCTGCAGACGGTGTCCCGTGGCCATGTCACAGGCCATGAGGACACTTCAGCCTCGGCATCTAGGAGTCCAGATTAATGGAAGCAAACTGAATAAGATTCCATGACATCTGGAGAATACACAGGGCCAGGACGATCTGGTGCCCAGTGCACATTATGGCTGATATATCAATACCCAGATGCCACTGACACCAGAGATCAGAGTTATAGGTGACAAATTGCCAGGCATTCActggaagatccctttaagaCGATCTACAATTATCACATTCACATAAGGTAATGGAAATAATCAAAGCCATATAAAATCCAGGTTACAGTTTTGGTTCATGTTCTCGCCCCACAGAGGGAATGCATCTCAGTCCACGTTGGCCAGGCTGGAGTCCAGATGGGCaatgcctgctgggagttgtactgCCTGGAACATGGTATCCAACCGGACGGGCAGATGCCCAGTGACAAGACCATCGGTGGAGGAGACGATTCCTTCAACACCTTCTTCAGTGAGACCGGTGCTGGTAAACATGTCCCCCGAGCTGTGTTTGTGGACCTGGAGCCCACTGTGATCGGTGAGTACATCCACTGTGACTGTATATGTCAGGAAAGATATGGAGGGATGAGGATTTGGACATTCTGGATCTCAGAACATGAGGAGATTTTATGGTTCCGGATCTCACATAGAAACCTCCATTATTCCTCTCCTACAGATGAGGTGAGAACTGGAACCTACAGACAACTCTTCCACCCTGAGCAGCTCATCACTGGCAAGGAAGACGCCGCCAATAACTACGCCCGTGGCCATTACACCATTGGCAAGGAGATCATTGACCTGGTGCTGGACAGGATCCGAAAACTGGTGAGTTCACCGAGATCTTCATGTATCCTGAAATGTAGATCCCTACTCAACAATGCAACTGACCCTTATAGCTCAGGAGACATCTTGTTGGATGACTTGTGCTAGTGGTTTATCTTCTGTGCTCTGACTACTATGAGCTATTATTTTGTAGAACACGATAGTCTTTGGCTTCATATTTCCCTCTGATGTCTTCCTTTATTAAGTACCATATGAAATATAACGTTCTTCTTTGTCTCTTCCATCAGGCTGATCAGTGCACCGGTCTCCAGGGCTTCCTCATCTTCCACAGTTTCGGTGGTGGCACTGGGTCCGGCTTCACCTCCCTCTTGATGGAACGTCTCTCAGTTGATTATGGCAAGAAGTCCAAGCTGGAGTTCTCCATCTACCCTGCCCCCCAGATCTCCACCGCTGTGGTTGAACCATACAACTCCATCCTCACCACACAcaccaccctggagcactcagactGCGCCTTCATGGTGGACAATGAGGCCATCTATGACATCTGCCGCAGAAACCTGGACATTGAGCGCCCAACCTACACTAACCTGAACCGTCTGATCGGTCAGATCGTGTCCTCCATCACAGCCTCTCTCAGGTTTGATGGTGCTCTGAATGTGGACTTGACAGAGTTCCAGACCAAC
This region of Leptodactylus fuscus isolate aLepFus1 chromosome 8, aLepFus1.hap2, whole genome shotgun sequence genomic DNA includes:
- the LOC142216638 gene encoding tubulin alpha-1A chain-like; this encodes MRECISVHVGQAGVQMGNACWELYCLEHGIQPDGQMPSDKTIGGGDDSFNTFFSETGAGKHVPRAVFVDLEPTVIDEVRTGTYRQLFHPEQLITGKEDAANNYARGHYTIGKEIIDLVLDRIRKLADQCTGLQGFLIFHSFGGGTGSGFTSLLMERLSVDYGKKSKLEFSIYPAPQISTAVVEPYNSILTTHTTLEHSDCAFMVDNEAIYDICRRNLDIERPTYTNLNRLIGQIVSSITASLRFDGALNVDLTEFQTNLVPYPRIHFPLATYAPVISAEKAYHEQLSVAEITNACFEPANQMVKCDPRHGKYMACCMLYRGDVVPKDVNAAIATIKTKRTIQFVDWCPTGFKVGINYQPPTVVPGGDLAKVQRAVCMLSNTTAIAEAWARLDHKFDLMYAKRAFVHWYVGEGMEEGEFSEAREDMAALEKDYEEVGTDSVEGEGEGEEGEEY